Proteins from one Primulina huaijiensis isolate GDHJ02 chromosome 18, ASM1229523v2, whole genome shotgun sequence genomic window:
- the LOC140963821 gene encoding PLASMODESMATA CALLOSE-BINDING PROTEIN 2-like: MALVLISLVLLSTMCGHSDAAYCVCNSGGDSAFQKNIDYACGAGADCSPILQNGACYNPNTVKDHCNYAVNSYYQRKGQVAGSCDFAGSATVSPTTPSAVSGCVYPSSSSNVGSTTPLTNPTIGGTTPNTGGGTTTGTIPGSTTTPGISLAPSGGTGFSNTDTSRASVTPLSSHRTTIFMLFFLTLTLLLS; the protein is encoded by the exons ATGGCTCTTGTTTTGATCAGTTTAGTGCTTCTCTCAACCATGTGTGGGCATTCAG ATGCTGCTTATTGCGTTTGTAATAGTGGAGGTGACAGTGCATTTCAGAAGAACATAGACTATGCTTGTGGAGCTGGAGCTGATTGCTCCCCGATACTTCAGAATGGGGCTTGTTACAACCCAAACACAGTGAAGGACCACTGTAACTATGCTGTGAATAGTTACTACCAGAGGAAGGGCCAAGTTGCTGGGAGCTGTGATTTTGCAGGCAGTGCTACTGTGTCTCCCACAACCCCTA GCGCTGTTTCTGGCTGTGTTTACCCATCAAGTTCCAG CAACGTCGGTAGCACGACACCATTGACCAACCCGACTATAGGAGGAACCACCCCAAACACGGGCGGAGGCACCACAACGGGCACAATTCCGGGTTCAACGACGACTCCAGGCATCAGCCTCGCACCGTCGGGCGGGACGGGCTTTAGCAACACGGATACTAGCAGGGCAAGTGTGACACCACTATCATCCCACCGCACCACAATCTTTATGCTCTTCTTCCTCACTTTAACTCTTTTACTTTCCTGA
- the LOC140963754 gene encoding protein KTI12 homolog, producing the protein MALVVICGQPCSGKSTAASCLAEALQESESKPSVKIIDESSLHLNRNQSYVDMVAEKNLRGVLRSQVDRSLSRDSIIIVDSLNSIKGYRYELWCLARAAGTRYCVLHCDVEESTCRKWNQERSEKSDSSYNDKIFEDLVRRFERPDSRNRWDSPLFELWPSRDGIEKSSSAIVDAVTYLTKKVDSKTRDVKVLQPTIATQGARLTEANSLYELDRATQEITNMIVDAQSRAIGGPLNGVSLGPGLPNLNISRPVSLPDLRRLRRTFIKLTGQSSLSGPPPPSDADSAKRLFVDYLNREFGTS; encoded by the coding sequence ATGGCGTTGGTTGTTATCTGTGGCCAACCGTGTAGTGGAAAATCAACCGCTGCATCATGCCTGGCCGAAGCCCTTCAAGAATCAGAATCCAAGCCATCAGTCAAAATCATTGATGAATCTTCTCTTCATCTTAATCGTAACCAAAGTTATGTTGACATGGTGGCGGAAAAAAATTTGAGAGGAGTGCTTAGATCACAAGTCGATAGGTCATTATCTCGAGATAGCATAATCATAGTGGATTCTTTAAACAGCATAAAAGGTTACAGATATGAGCTTTGGTGTCTGGCTCGTGCAGCAGGAACTAGATATTGTGTTCTCCATTGTGATGTTGAAGAGAGCACTTGTCGAAAATGGAATCAAGAACGCAGCGAGAAATCAGACTCTTCTTATAATGACAAAATTTTCGAAGATCTGGTGAGAAGATTCGAGAGGCCAGACAGCAGAAACCGTTGGGATTCTCCATTGTTCGAGTTATGGCCTTCCAGAGATGGCATCGAAAAATCCTCATCTGCTATAGTAGATGCTGTTACATATCTAACAAAAAAGGTGGACTCGAAAACTAGGGACGTGAAAGTACTGCAGCCTACTATTGCGACGCAAGGTGCACGGTTAACAGAGGCAAATTCTCTTTATGAGCTTGATAGAGCAACACAAGAGATAACAAATATGATTGTGGATGCTCAATCTCGGGCCATAGGAGGTCCCTTGAACGGTGTGTCTCTTGGACCAGGCTTACCGAACCTTAACATTTCACGACCTGTTAGCTTGCCAGACCTGCGTAGGCTCAGACGAACATTCATAAAATTAACGGGGCAGTCGAGTTTAAGCGGTCCTCCTCCACCTTCCGATGCAGACAGTGCAAAGAGGTTGTTTGTAGATTACTTGAATAGAGAATTTGGAACTAGTTAA